One region of Mus musculus strain C57BL/6J chromosome 3, GRCm38.p6 C57BL/6J genomic DNA includes:
- the Ubl4b gene encoding ubiquitin-like protein 4B: MFLTVKLLLGRRCSLKVSGKESVATLKKLVSQHLQVPEEQQHLLFRGQLLADDKYLSDYSIGPNASINVIMRPPEDAALDKTHQTQPLWLQLGQVLDKHFGAKDAKTVLGFLRQEHEERLQRLSLEALEQLVGQLLAQQQLDELAEEKEAPAVASELEQNNGGGGGGGGTGGEGGGKKEEEEGEEADQ, from the coding sequence ATGTTCCTCACGGTCAAGCTGCTCTTGGGCCGAAGATGCAGCCTGAAGGTATCTGGAAAAGAAAGTGTGGCCACATTGAAGAAACTGGTTTCTCAGCACCTACAGGTGCCCGAGGAGCAGCAGCACCTGCTGTTCCGAGGCCAGCTCCTGGCTGATGACAAATACCTCTCAGATTACAGCATTGGGCCCAACGCTTCCATCAATGTCATCATGCGGCCTCCAGAGGATGCAGCGCTGGATAAGACCCATCAAACCCAGCCCCTGTGGCTCCAGCTGGGCCAGGTTCTAGACAAACATTTTGGAGCAAAGGATGCAAAGACAGTGCTGGGGTTTTTGAGGCAAGAGCATGAGGAGCGTCTGCAGAGGCTGAGCCTGGAGGCCCTGGAGCAGTTGGTGGGCCAGCTCCTAGCACAACAGCAGCTTGACGAGCTGGCAGAGGAAAAGGAAGCCCCTGCTGTTGCATCGGAACTCGAGCAAaacaatggaggaggaggaggaggaggagggacaggaggagaaggaggaggaaagaaggaagaagaggagggtgaggaggcTGATCAGTAA